The Liolophura sinensis isolate JHLJ2023 chromosome 8, CUHK_Ljap_v2, whole genome shotgun sequence sequence CCATTCCAGAGGAATTAAGACAAAGAGGGGTACGAACAGATGGGAGTTCTTCCTTTTTTTCGGAagattttaaaaagtaaaagaaGACGAAAGGAACTTAAAAATTGTTGATAATGGcacattttatgacatgtacACTGCTGATTAATGGTTTACATAATGTACTGCATTTATTCCCTATCACAGCCCATTGTAAACAATATGGCCGTGGAAGTAGGTCTGTTtttgatatgtttatatttatttgtttttttgatacttttatataaatgtacatgtatatgtatactacaaATACTAATAATGTTTATACAATATATTATTTGTGTTTGGTGGCTAGTTGCTGGACGACAAGATCCTCTCGTATTATCCGTACCGCGATGATGTTATGCTGCTGTACGATGCCATCCACTCTTATGTTAAGAGCATAGTGAACTTGTATTACGGTGAGTATGTGTGTGGGTGAGGAGAGGGTGACAGATGGAAGTAATCAGTTCAGTCATACTTTATtcaaatgtaacattttctaGCAATCGTGAGATGCAATCGGTCCAGGCTTCACTGACTCTACCACGCACCATTTTCGACTGGAAAAGTGAGATCACATTTGGAAAAGTTACAGTGTATTAGTTAGAGTACATTTGAAAAAGAAGAGTACATttggaaaagtttaaatgtttttttcatattttaaagaGGTTATACCGGAGGTTCTttgcaaaaacacgaccagcgCAAACCCAATGAGTCGTTTGGTATTTTTTAGCAAAGCCGAAATAATTATCTTTTACAAGATATCAGCCTAGTATGTGTACGTGTTATCGttcaaaatctgtaataaagttcctaaaattttgttgtttCCTGCGTTTCGTTAATGAAAGTGCAGATAACGGATGGAAGTTTTACGCAACGTTTTAGTGTGCAAGGCATTTGGTACACAGCTTTCAATTTGCTCGTGTAATTCAGTTATTGCTGCTAACATAATTCTGATAGATGCACGATGTAGATTTTATGTTGCTACAACAGATACTCCTGATAAACTGAGTGGAGACGATGAGATCCAGACCTGGGCGCAAGAGTTGGTGAAACCCAAGGAAAAAGGCGGGTGCGGAATATTGGTACGTTCAGATGAAATTACCTGTGATTTATACACACCATGGAATTATTCGCCAGGATAACAACACTGAGATAATTTGGGGATATAATGAGCTCAGTCAACCCATTACCAGAGGATAATGACAACCACAGGCGAATTGAGACATTTTCTCATATAGCGTTAAATGTACATGCGcatatgttttcattattctGGTTGCTGTGGCAGTGCACGTAAACGTAAACTGGCTCACGGGCGGCATAACTGTACCAGCAATCATGGCTTTAAGGTTGTTTATAACACGTCATGCAGTATACGTGTGCATTCACGGCATACGTGCTTGTGAGTATAGGGGAAATGTTTTCGAGTCTCTTTGTGGGTTGGGGAGCGGGCTATTAGTCAGCAGGACGTTTGGGTGAAAAATGTCTACTTTTATTGAGTAACAAACAATATGTCTTCGTCAGGCAAATACCAATGTTCTGAAAAGGTTAACTGGTATGTAAGGGTCACAATGCAAACGTTTCATGCTGATATGAAGCCAAGTGCGTGATGTCTCAACAGCTGCTAATAATAGGTTGAACTGACAAACCCAATTATCAATAGGTTGTAAACCAAAAAACGTAGAGAACGTCATTTAcgaaaaagttacgagaaactTAAAACGTTCAGTGAAAGTTGTCCCTTTGCTTTACATTTactatttaataaatataaaatatatttttaaaaatatttcagcactTCATTATGCggtcatttttgtttcatttttcgGAATTACCCTACGACAAGCAACAGTCATCCAAAATCACACGAAATATCCTTTCCTTGAAATCTGAAATAAGCAAAAATACCTCGCCTGTATGATGATCCTTGTATATACTTGTTATTTAGAATCAACAACTAATAATTGGGTAGCGTAGACCTGGAGTTTTTCACAGCCGTGCAGAAAAGATCGTTCATGATACATGGAACAATCAGGTGGCTTTTCATTTGTCTGGAAGGACGTGGAAGGACAATTCAgattaataaaaaaagacaacacttcactgaatatgtacatgcatccGTGAAGTGTCCCTCGTAAACTTTAAAGAGCATACTTATTTATCTTTGTGCTGTTCATATCCGTGATACCACAGTTCAAAATGAGCGAAATCTCGCATATTGAGAAAATCTTaagcgccgccatgttatcaggtttaaccaatcaggcgcgaGTTACTTCTATAACCTGGTAGCACACCTGTGTTTCCGTTGACGTCAAGGGAACGCTGTTTagccttttaaccatatgaaTGCAGTGTACCGTACCAACTTTGAGATACATGTCATATCCCATTACGTAGTCCAGAGTAAATGCTGAGTTACTAAGGACGTtattcttttaataaaacagtaataaatATAGCATTGTCAGTATTCTCCCGCTCTCATTATTGTTGGGACATTGGATGAGAATGTATAATTATTATGGTGTATTATGTTGTGTACTGCAGGGTGTACCAGGCAATGGGCACTTCACTAGCAACGACCAGCTCGTCCTCGTCCTCACCTCCATCATCTCCACATGCAGTCTTCTTCACGCAGCTTTCAACTTCCCACAGTATGACACTTACGGCTTCGCGCCAAACTATCCTCTGATGATGAAAGGGAGGCCACCCAAAGACAAGGTAGGTTTCATTTACTGGGTTTTACCATTCTCGTTTTATTAGAGCTCATCTCATTCTCTGATCATAGTTGACTCATCTGGCATCTGCAGTGGGTACTTCGAGTTCAGCTGGAATACATGTTGCGTATGTTTCGACATACGAAGTGTTAGAGCGAAGGTGATCCTGTGACCAATCAGAGGATCCGTTGGCGCAGCAGACAGGAGGTCGCACGACAATATGCGACTATAA is a genomic window containing:
- the LOC135473751 gene encoding allene oxide synthase-lipoxygenase protein-like encodes the protein MEVLRNVLVCKAFGTQLSICSCNSVIAANIILIDARCRFYVATTDTPDKLSGDDEIQTWAQELVKPKEKGGCGILGVPGNGHFTSNDQLVLVLTSIISTCSLLHAAFNFPQYDTYGFAPNYPLMMKGRPPKDKNPLTEQDIVNTLPDKAVTLDAMLIVKLLSQKGTNSLGDFEVKFAYDPRALKIIESFQQKLSEISKLIKERNTRRKPYPWLDPEDVPNAISI